The sequence ATCGAAATCCGGGTCGAAGCTTTGGAGGAGGACTCCCGTCGGCGTCTCCTGTCGTATTTGAGGGACACCTACGACCTCGACGTGACACTCGATCACCAAGGCTCAGGAGAGGTCGCTGTTCTCCGTTTCTCCACGGCAGCGTCGGAACGGTTCCAGGAACTGGTTTCGCCGTATATGGCTGAATGCATGGAGTACAAGCTCCTGCCCCGCTTCCGTGGTCGGTCCCGGGTCGAGCCCAGCTTCGCCGAAGCACGTACGCGGCCGATTCCAGGGCGCGTCCTCGATGTCCACGAGAAGCCGAAGGTGCGGTCGATGCATCGGTTCGACATCGAAGTGGAGGGCAATCACAACTACTTCGTTGATGGTGTGATGGTGCATAACAGCCCTGAGACCACCACCGGTGGTAAGGCACTGAAATTCTATGCCTCGGTGCGTCTGGACGTGCGCCGCATCGAGACGTTGAAGGACGGCGGCGAGCCGGTCGGCAACCGCACCAGGGTCAAGGTCGTGAAGAACAAGGTGGCGCCGCCGTTCAAGCAGGCCGAGTTCGACATCCTCTACGGGATCGGTGTCTCCCGCGAGGGCTCGCTGATCGACATGGGTGTGGACAAGGGAATTGTGCGCAAGTCCGGCGCCTGGTACACGTACGAGGGCGACCAGCTCGGTCAGGGCAAGGAGAACGCGCGTCGATTCCTGCGCGAGAACCCGGACGTCGCCAACGAGATCGAGAAGAAGATCAAGGAGAAGCTCGGTATCGGCGCGCAGGAGGGTGAGGACGGCGCGCCGGCTCCGGTTGACTTCTGACGCGGCATCGCTCGATGAGTGAACTGCCGCCCGACGAGGCGTGGCGCAAGGCCAAGGAGGTCTGTTTCGACCTCCTGGCCGCCCGCCCACGCACCAAGGACGAGTTGCGCCAGGCGTTGCGGCGTAAGGGCTTCGACGACGACCTGGGTGAGAGGTTGCTGGGCAAGCTGGACGACGCGGGCCTGGTGGACGACGCCGCCTTCGCCGAGACCTGGGTGCGATCGCGCCACACCTATCGTGGTCTCGCCCGCAGGGCACTGGTCTCCGAGTTGAAGCGCAAGGGAGTCGATCCGGAGATCGCGGCCGAGGCTGCCGGGGAGATCGACGCTGAGGCCGAGGAGCAGCGCGCTCGCGAACTGGTGCGCAAGAAGCTGCGCACCATGGTCGATCTCGATGAGCAGAAGGCGACGCGCCGCCTGCTCGGCATGCTGGCCAGGAAGGGCTATCCGCAGGGACTGGCGTACCGGGTCGTTCGCGAGGAGCTGCGCGACGCGGGTGCGGAGACGACCCTCCTCGACGACATCGATCCCTGAACGCCGTGTCCGCACTTCCTGCACGGGTGCCCGCATTTCCCGCACGCGTGTTCGCAGGTTGTGCGGGTGTTCCTGCGGGCGGTGCGCGTGTCGGCAGGGCGTCCACGCGTGTCCACACTTCGTGCGAGCGTGTCGGCAGGATGTGCGTGTGTTCGCACCCGGTGCAGTGTGTGCACACCGTGTGCTCATGTGTCTGCGGGTGCGAGCGTGTGTCCGCAGGTCGTTGGCGTGTGTCCGCGGCAGGTGCACAGGTGCGATCGTCGGCTGAGTGACTCGGCTTTACATCACACGGGGACAGGCGTGCCGTCGGTGTCGAGCCGACAGGTCCGTACCACTGTTCCGACAGGTTCCCTGACCCACCACGCGCCCGTCTCGGCGCGCTCGGCGGGTGTTGTGAACCGGTAGTGGAACAGGCGTGCCCGCAGATGAGTGGGTGCGCGGCCTGCAAACGGGTCGTGGCGCAACAACCCACGGATCTGGGGGTCGCCTTCGAGTAGTTTCGTCACGAGCGCGGGAAGCCAGCGGCCCCCGTACCGCGACGACAACGACAGAAACCACAGCTGCCAGTCGAGCCGGAGATGGTAGGGAGCCACCTGGGGTGGACGTCGGTGCGGGTCTCCTGGCTTGCCCTTGAACTCGTACTCCTTCCACTCTGTCGTGGGCCCTGCCACATCGTCCTCGGCGCCCTCGATGATCACCTCGTACCGGTCGCGGGTGACGCTGCCGAACGCTCCGTAGGTGTTGACGAGGTGCAGCTGGTTGAAGCTGTAGTTCATGATCTGCCCGCGACCCAGCAGGTTTCTCACCGGCCAGTAGCTCAGCACGGCGACCACGGCCGTCACGGCGATCACGATCGCGCCGTACCAGAGCGGCGGTGCGGCGAGATCGTCCGGTGGCGGCACGCCGAGCATCGCACCATCGACAGCGGGTACGGCGAGCGTGATCGTGAGGGCGTTGAGCCACGAGAAGTTGCCGCTGATCATCAACCACCCCTGCGTGACGATCACAACGCCCGCGGCGGCACTCGCCGCGGGTTGCGGGGCGAAGAGGGCGAACGGCACCACCAGCTGGGCTCCGTGGTTGGCAGCGGCCTCCACCCGGTGCATCCAGGGCGGTAGATGATGGAAGTACCAGCTCAGCGGCCCCGGCATCGGTTGTGTCTCGTGGTGGTAGTACAGGCAGGTCAGGTCGCGCCAGCAGCGGTCACCGCGCATTTTGATCAATCCGGCGCCGAATTCGAGCCGGAACAGCAGCCAGAGCAGCAACCACAGCACCAGAGTGGGCACGCCGGTGTGCGCGGGCCCGAGGAAGATCGCGAGGAAGCCCGTTTCCAGCAGCAGCGACTCCCAGCCGAAGGAGTACCAGGTCTGCCCGACGTTGACGATCGAAAGATAGAGCACCCACGGCACCGCCCACAGCAGCAGGCACGCCCACACGGGCACGAGATCCGCCACACCGCCGAGCAGTACGGCCGACACGACGGCGCCAGTCATCGCCACCGCGGCGAAGAACCGGTCGGAGTAGTGGGCGTGGAACAAGCTCGGCGAGCGGCGGAAACCTACCCTGGCCAGGAAGTCGGGGATCGGGAGAAGGCCGTGTTCGCCGAGCAGTGCACGGAACTGGTTCAGTGCGCAGACGAACGCGACCAGATACCAGATGGCCAGCAGCTTCTGGAAGACCAGCCGCGAGCTCCAGTAATCGTCGGAGGTGAACCAGTCCCACGACATGCTGCCCGCCGGCCTCCTTCCACGACGGGACTGCCCGCCGCGTCTACGTCGCCGTCGTGGCCTCCGTCCGCAGTGAGGAGGCCTCCTTGGCCAGTGTCTCAATGCGGGCGTAGTCGCGCGTCGCGAGCGCGTTCGTCGGCGTCAGCCACGATCCTCCGACGCAGGCCACGTTGGGCAGCGTCAGGTAGCGCGGCGCGCTGCTCGGGGTGATGCCACCCGTGGGGCAGAAGCGCAGGTTCGGCAGGGGACCTCCGATGGCCGACAGCGCGGCCACACCGCCGCTGGCCTCGGCGGGAAAGAACTTCAGCCTCTCGAAGCCCCGCTCGGCCAGCCGCATGGCTTCGGACACGGTGGACACGCCGGGCAGCACGGGGAGCCCGGTGTCCGAGGCGGCGTCGAGCAGCGCGTCGGTGGTTCCCGGAGTCACGAGGAACGCGGCTCCCGCGTCGGCCGCTGCCCGCGCCTGGTCAGGGGTGACCACGGTGCCCGCGCCGATCACCACGTCCGGAACCTCTGCCGAGACCCTGCGGATCGCGTCGAGTGCCGCGTCGGTGCGGAGTGTCAGCTCGACGACCGGCACGCCGCCTGCGTGCAGGGCGCGTGCCACCGGCACGGCCTGCGCGGCATCGTGAAGCACCACGACGGGCAGCACGGGGGAGAGAAACAGGAGATCGTCGGTGTTCATGCGGTTTCCTTCACGTCGGCAGGGTTCTGCGGGGTTGCGATGGTGTTCCGAGTGGAGGAACCGCCGGGAAACGTCCCGGCGTCACCGGACTCCGTGCCGAACACGCTGCCACCGAGATCGGCGGGCCCCACAGCGTTGCGGAGGGCGGCGAACAGTTCGCGCCCGTTGCCGATCCACTCCTCCGGAGATGGTGGTGTGGACGGTCGGCGGGCCGCCAGTGTGGCCGCGTCTACGAGGACGTCGAGTTCGCCCGTCTCGGCATCGAGGCTGATCAGATCGCCGTCCTCCACTCTGGACAGCGGTCCACCGATGGCGGATTCCGGCGTCACGTGGATGGCCGCGGGGACCTTCCCCGAGGCGCCGGACATGCGGCCGTCGGTGAGGAGGGCGACGCGGTGTCCCCTATCCATCAGGACGCCGAGGGCGGGGATCAGAGCATGCAGCTCGGGCATTCCCTTGGCCCGGGGTCCGTGGTCACGCATCACCACGACGACGTCGCGGTCGAGTTCGCCCGCCCGGAACGCGGCCGTGAAGGCGTCCTGTGAGGAGAAGACCCGCGCGGGCGCGCGGACGGCGCGATTCTCCGGCGCCACGGCGGAGACCTTGATGACGGCGCGGCCGAGGTTGCCCGACACCATGCGCAATCCGCCCTCGGGTGCGAACGGGTTGTCCGCGGTGCGGAGAACGGTGTCGTCGAGCGTCGCCGTGGGAACCTCTCGCCAGGTCAGCGTGCCGTCTTCGAGTACCGGTTCCTGCCGGTACCGGTCGAGTCCCTTGCCCGCCACGGTGTTCACGTCGGGATGCAGCAGGCCCGCGTCGAGGAGTGTTCCGACGAGGACCTGAACACCACCGGCGGCGTGGAAGTGGTTGATGTCCGCGCTTCCGTTGGGGTAGACGTTCGCCAGCAGGGGGACCGCGGCCGAGAGGTCGGCGAAGTCGTCCCAGGTGAGCTGAATGCCCGCCGCGGCAGCCACGGCCACCAGGTGCAGGGTGTGGTTCTGCGATCCGCCGGTGGCGAGGAGCGCGACGATTCCGTTGACGATGCTGCGTTCGTCGATGACGTGGGCGAGCGGTGTGTACTCGGGGCCTTGCGTGATTTCGACGATGCGGCGGGCGGCCTGCTCGGTGAGTGCCCTGCGCAGCGGTGTGCCGGGATGCACGAAGGTGGCGCCGGGCAGGTGCAGGCCCATCACCTCGACGACGAGCTGGTTGGAGTTGGCTGTGCCGTAGAAGGTGCAGGTGCCGGGGGAGTGGTACGCGGCAGCCTCGGCGTCGAGGAGGTCCTCGCGGGTGGCCTTGCCTTCGGCGTAGAGCTGCCGGATACGGGCCTTCTCCTTGTTGGGTAGGCCCGAAGGCATGGGGCCTGCGGGAACCAGCATGGCGGGGAGGTGCCCGAAGGCGAGTGCGCCGATGAGCAGCCCCGGAACGATCTTGTCGCACACGCCGAGCAGCAGTGCGCCGTCGAACATCTCGTGGGAGAGCGCGACGCCGGTGGCCATGGCGATGACGTCCCTGCTGAACAGCGACAACTCCATGCCGGAACGCCCCTGCGTGATGCCGTCGCACATCGCGGGGACGCCGCCTGCGAACTGGGCCACTCCGCCGGCTTCCCTGGCAGCGGTTTTGATCCACGCAGGGAACTCGTCGAGCGGCTGGTGTGCGGACAGCAGGTCGTTGTAGGACGAGACGATCGCGATCCCGGGTTTGCGGGCTTCCCTGACGGCGAGCAGGTCCGGGCCTGAGCACGCGGCGAAGCCGTGAGCGAGGTTGCTGCATCCCAGTCCCGCTCTCACCGGCCCTTCGGCTGCGGCGTTCTCGACCCTGGCGAGATAGGACCGGCGTGTGGCGGCGCTGCGCTCGGCAATGCGGTGGGTGATGTCGGCGATGGCTGGACGAAGGCTCAACGGCGTGTTCTCCGGTCGCTTCACGGCGGGTGGCAGGGACACGAACTGACTACTCAGAGTGAGTGATTCAGGGGACGGGACGGCGTCGTCGGCGTCGCGACCGTGTGGCAACTCGCACGATACAGCGCAGCGCCAGGCCAACAAAATCGATACAGTAGCGAATGATGAGTGATCTCGATCACGTCAAACGGTAGGGGTGTGCTACTTGTCACACCTGTGGGTCCCGGGGCAGAGTCGGGCGGTGTCGGACACGGACAACGAATTCGGAGGGTGATCATGTCCAGTGCCGAGATGACGGAGCTACGCAGAGCGATCGGGCAGCTGCGGCAGTGTGTGGGCGCGCTGAGGGCCAGGTACGGCGAATCGTCGGCCGTGCGCCGGATCGTCAACGACCTCGATCGGCTTGACATCGACGCCGAAGACCTCGCGCACATGCCGCCGGTGCCTGCGCAGGCGACAGGGCCGAGGCCCGACGTCGTGAAGATCCCCGACGCCCCGTACGACCCCGCGCTGTGGAAGGGCGCGGACGACGAAGGCGTGGGTGGTTACCAACGTGACCAGCACTGACCACTCGAACTCCAGCGAGGCCGCGAACCCGGATGGCACCAGCGCCATGACGGGGCGCACCCGCGTCGCGCTCACCGGGCGCACCCTGCGCACAGACCGCTGGTGGGTCCCTCCGCTGTTCACCACGCTCGGTCTCGCCGCGTTCGTCGTCTACGCCACCGTCCGCTCGTTCATGCGCGAAGGGTATTGGGACGCGGAACACCACTACCTGACGCCGTTCTACTCGCCGTGCCTGAGCGATTCGTGCGTGCCGGGGTCGAGTCATTTCGGCACGCCGATCGGTGAGCTGCCCGGGTTCATCCCGCTGGCGTTCCTGTCGCTGCCGTTCCTGCTGGGGTTCCGGCTCACCTGCTACTACTACCGCAAGGCGTACTACCGCTCAGTGTGGTTCGCGCCTCCGGCCTGTGCGGTCGCCGAACCGCACGCCCGCTACACGGGTGAGACGCGGCTGCCACTGATCGTGCAGAACGTGCACCGGTACTTCTTCTACGTCGCGTTCGTGATCACTGTGATCAACACCTACGACGCGATCGTGGCCTTCGACGGCGAGCGCGGTTTCGGCATCGGGCTCGGCAACGTCGTGTTGCTGGTCAACGTGTTCTTCCTCTGGTGCTACACGCTCTCGTGTCACTCGTGCCGGCATGTGACGGGCGGCAGGTTGAAGCACTTCTCGAAGAACCCCGTCCGTTACCGGATCTGGACACAGGTCAGCAGGCTCAACGTGCGGCACATGCAGTTCGCCTGGATCACGCTGGGGACGCTGGTCCTCACCGATCTCTACGTGTGGCTCGTCTCGACGGGCACCATCTCCGACCTGCGCTTCATCAACTGACAATCCCGCGAAGCCGTGCGGTGCGCGGAAAGCCCGGCGCGGCGGACGAACGAAGGTGGCCAACTTTCCATGACCGAGGTCGAACGGCACAGCTACGACGTGGTGGTGATCGGTGCCGGTGGTGCGGGTCTGAGAGCCGTGATCGAGGCGCGGCAGCGCGGACTCTCCGTCGCGGTGGTGTGCAAGTCGCTGTTTGGCAAGGCGCACACCGTCATGGCGGAAGGCGGTTGTGCGGCGTCGATGGGCAACGTCAACCCGAACGACGGCTGGCAGGTGCATTTCCGCGACACCATGCGCGGCGGGAAGTTCCTCAACAACTGGCGCATGGCCGAACTGCATGCCAAGGAGGCTCCCGACCGCGTCTGGGAGCTGGAGACCTACGGCGCGCTGTTCGACCGCACCGGTGACGGCAGGATCAGTCAGCGCAACTTCGGCGGTCACACCTACCCTCGGCTGGCGCACGTCGGCGACCGCACGGGGCTGGAGCTGATCCGCACGATGCAGCAGAAGATCGTGTCGCTTCAGCAGCAGGACCACGCCGAGTACGGCGATTACGAGGCCAAGCTCAAGGTGTTCGCGGAGTGCACGATCACCGAACTGCTGACCTCGGACGGAGCCATCGCGGGCGCGTTCGGCTACTGGCGTGAGTCGGGGCGGTTCGTGCTGTTCGAGGCGCCGGCTGTCGTGCTCGCCACCGGAGGCATCGGCAAGTCGTTCAAGGTCACCTCGAACTCCTGGGAGTACACCGGCGACGGGCACGCGCTGGCGCTGCGGGCGGGGGCCGCTTTGATCAACATGGAGTTCGTCCAGTTCCATCCCACCGGCATGGTCTGGCCGCCCAGCGTGAAGGGCATCCTCGTCACGGAGGGGGTCCGAGGTGACGGCGGTGTGCTGCGCAACTCCGAGGGCAAGCGGTTCATGTTCGACTACGTTCCCGACGTCTTCAAGGGGCAGTACGCGGAGACCGAGGAGGAGGCGGACCGCTGGTACGACGATCCCGACAACAACCGGCGGACGCCCGACCTGCTGCCGAGAGACGAGGTGGCAAGGGCCATCAACACGGAGGTCAAGGAAGGCCGTGGTTCACCGCACGGCGGGGTCTTTCTCGACATCGCGAGTCGCATGCCTGCCGAGGAGATCAAGCGGCGGCTTCCCTCGATGTACCACCAGTTCGCCGAACTCGCCGACGTGGACATCACGGCCGAGCCGATGGAGGTCGGGCCCACCTGCCATTACGTGATGGGGGGGATCGAGGTCGATCCGGACACCGCGTCGTCGAGCGTGCCTGGCCTGTTCGCGGCAGGTGAATGCTCCGGTGGTATGCACGGTTCCAACCGGCTCGGCGGCAACTCGCTGTCCGATCTGCTCGTCTTCGGTCGCAGAGCCGGGCTCGGGGCCGCCGATTACGTCGATTCGCTCACCACGCGGCCCGCGGTGTCCGAAGTGGATGTCGCGGTGGCCGCGCGGGCAGCGTTGGCGCCCTTCGACCCACCGCGCGACGGCCAGAAGGCGGAGAACCCGTACACGTTGCAGTCCGACCTGCAACAGTGCATGAACGACATGGTCGGCATCATCCGCACGGCCGACGAGATGGAGGAGGCGCTCAAAAAGCTGGGCGAGATCCGGGGCAGGCTGCGCGCGGTCACCGTCGAGGGGCACCGCCAGTACAACCCCGGCTGGCATCTGGCGCTCGACCTGTGCAACATGCTGCTCGTCAGCGAATGCGTGGCACGGGCCGCGTTGCGCCGTACGGAGAGCAGGGGCGGGCACACCCGCGACGACTACCCGATGATGGACGCCCGGTGGCGCAACACCCTGCTCGTGTGTTCGGCAACCGGCGACGAGGCTCCGATTCCCCGCGTGGAGGTCATTCGCAAGGAGCAGGAGCCGATGCGGGCCGACCTGCTCGGCCTTTTCGAGCTCCGCGAGCTGGAGAAGTACTACACCGGCGAGGAACTGGCCGACCATCCGGAAAGGACGGCCTGACATGGGTTACGAGGCGAAACTGAGGGTCTGGCGCGGCGACGACGGCGCCGGTGAGCTTCGCGACTACACCGTCGAGGCCGAGGAGGGCGAGGTGGTGCTCGACCTGATCCACCGGTTACAGGCCACTCAGGCACCCGACCTCGCCGTGCGGTGGAACTGCAAGGCGGGCAAGTGCGGGTCCTGCTCCGCCGAGGTCAACGGCAGGCCGAGACTGCTGTGCATGACCCGGCTCTCGGTGTTCCGCCGGGAAGAAGTCATCACCGTCACTCCGATGCGGACATTCCCTGTGGTACGCGACCTCGTGACGGACGTGTCC comes from Saccharomonospora xinjiangensis XJ-54 and encodes:
- a CDS encoding regulatory protein RecX → MSELPPDEAWRKAKEVCFDLLAARPRTKDELRQALRRKGFDDDLGERLLGKLDDAGLVDDAAFAETWVRSRHTYRGLARRALVSELKRKGVDPEIAAEAAGEIDAEAEEQRARELVRKKLRTMVDLDEQKATRRLLGMLARKGYPQGLAYRVVREELRDAGAETTLLDDIDP
- a CDS encoding lipase maturation factor family protein yields the protein MSWDWFTSDDYWSSRLVFQKLLAIWYLVAFVCALNQFRALLGEHGLLPIPDFLARVGFRRSPSLFHAHYSDRFFAAVAMTGAVVSAVLLGGVADLVPVWACLLLWAVPWVLYLSIVNVGQTWYSFGWESLLLETGFLAIFLGPAHTGVPTLVLWLLLWLLFRLEFGAGLIKMRGDRCWRDLTCLYYHHETQPMPGPLSWYFHHLPPWMHRVEAAANHGAQLVVPFALFAPQPAASAAAGVVIVTQGWLMISGNFSWLNALTITLAVPAVDGAMLGVPPPDDLAAPPLWYGAIVIAVTAVVAVLSYWPVRNLLGRGQIMNYSFNQLHLVNTYGAFGSVTRDRYEVIIEGAEDDVAGPTTEWKEYEFKGKPGDPHRRPPQVAPYHLRLDWQLWFLSLSSRYGGRWLPALVTKLLEGDPQIRGLLRHDPFAGRAPTHLRARLFHYRFTTPAERAETGAWWVREPVGTVVRTCRLDTDGTPVPV
- the eda gene encoding bifunctional 4-hydroxy-2-oxoglutarate aldolase/2-dehydro-3-deoxy-phosphogluconate aldolase, translated to MNTDDLLFLSPVLPVVVLHDAAQAVPVARALHAGGVPVVELTLRTDAALDAIRRVSAEVPDVVIGAGTVVTPDQARAAADAGAAFLVTPGTTDALLDAASDTGLPVLPGVSTVSEAMRLAERGFERLKFFPAEASGGVAALSAIGGPLPNLRFCPTGGITPSSAPRYLTLPNVACVGGSWLTPTNALATRDYARIETLAKEASSLRTEATTAT
- the edd gene encoding phosphogluconate dehydratase — translated: MKRPENTPLSLRPAIADITHRIAERSAATRRSYLARVENAAAEGPVRAGLGCSNLAHGFAACSGPDLLAVREARKPGIAIVSSYNDLLSAHQPLDEFPAWIKTAAREAGGVAQFAGGVPAMCDGITQGRSGMELSLFSRDVIAMATGVALSHEMFDGALLLGVCDKIVPGLLIGALAFGHLPAMLVPAGPMPSGLPNKEKARIRQLYAEGKATREDLLDAEAAAYHSPGTCTFYGTANSNQLVVEVMGLHLPGATFVHPGTPLRRALTEQAARRIVEITQGPEYTPLAHVIDERSIVNGIVALLATGGSQNHTLHLVAVAAAAGIQLTWDDFADLSAAVPLLANVYPNGSADINHFHAAGGVQVLVGTLLDAGLLHPDVNTVAGKGLDRYRQEPVLEDGTLTWREVPTATLDDTVLRTADNPFAPEGGLRMVSGNLGRAVIKVSAVAPENRAVRAPARVFSSQDAFTAAFRAGELDRDVVVVMRDHGPRAKGMPELHALIPALGVLMDRGHRVALLTDGRMSGASGKVPAAIHVTPESAIGGPLSRVEDGDLISLDAETGELDVLVDAATLAARRPSTPPSPEEWIGNGRELFAALRNAVGPADLGGSVFGTESGDAGTFPGGSSTRNTIATPQNPADVKETA
- a CDS encoding fumarate reductase/succinate dehydrogenase flavoprotein subunit — translated: MTEVERHSYDVVVIGAGGAGLRAVIEARQRGLSVAVVCKSLFGKAHTVMAEGGCAASMGNVNPNDGWQVHFRDTMRGGKFLNNWRMAELHAKEAPDRVWELETYGALFDRTGDGRISQRNFGGHTYPRLAHVGDRTGLELIRTMQQKIVSLQQQDHAEYGDYEAKLKVFAECTITELLTSDGAIAGAFGYWRESGRFVLFEAPAVVLATGGIGKSFKVTSNSWEYTGDGHALALRAGAALINMEFVQFHPTGMVWPPSVKGILVTEGVRGDGGVLRNSEGKRFMFDYVPDVFKGQYAETEEEADRWYDDPDNNRRTPDLLPRDEVARAINTEVKEGRGSPHGGVFLDIASRMPAEEIKRRLPSMYHQFAELADVDITAEPMEVGPTCHYVMGGIEVDPDTASSSVPGLFAAGECSGGMHGSNRLGGNSLSDLLVFGRRAGLGAADYVDSLTTRPAVSEVDVAVAARAALAPFDPPRDGQKAENPYTLQSDLQQCMNDMVGIIRTADEMEEALKKLGEIRGRLRAVTVEGHRQYNPGWHLALDLCNMLLVSECVARAALRRTESRGGHTRDDYPMMDARWRNTLLVCSATGDEAPIPRVEVIRKEQEPMRADLLGLFELRELEKYYTGEELADHPERTA